The Verrucomicrobium spinosum DSM 4136 = JCM 18804 genome includes a region encoding these proteins:
- a CDS encoding zinc metallopeptidase, with product MLAAILLFVGTLLLSLWAQWRVKSVYNRYLQVPARSGVTGAQAAARILHESGIHDVEIVPHDEMLGDHYDPTNKRLVLSNANYYGNSLSSLGVAAHEAGHAIQHKVAYAPLHWRMAAVGVTNFASQIVMWLPLIGMFTGILSAYTGAMIMGLAWGVIMLFNLVTLPVEFDASRRAKLVLADMGMVEGSDEGKGVSRVLRAAAWTYVAAFITSLAYLLWHIAPLLFGRNNDE from the coding sequence ATGCTAGCTGCCATTCTACTTTTTGTCGGCACTCTGCTGCTGTCCCTGTGGGCGCAGTGGCGGGTGAAGAGCGTTTACAACCGCTACCTCCAGGTGCCAGCCCGCTCCGGGGTGACCGGGGCCCAGGCTGCCGCACGGATCTTGCATGAGTCCGGCATCCACGATGTGGAGATCGTGCCCCACGATGAGATGCTGGGGGACCATTACGATCCCACGAACAAGCGTCTCGTTCTTTCCAACGCCAACTACTATGGCAATTCCCTGTCTTCACTGGGCGTAGCCGCTCATGAAGCGGGGCATGCCATCCAGCACAAGGTGGCGTACGCACCCCTGCACTGGCGTATGGCCGCGGTGGGCGTGACGAACTTTGCCAGCCAGATCGTGATGTGGCTGCCGCTGATCGGTATGTTTACCGGTATCTTGAGCGCCTACACTGGCGCGATGATCATGGGCCTCGCGTGGGGTGTGATCATGCTGTTCAACCTCGTCACACTGCCGGTGGAGTTTGATGCCTCCCGTCGTGCCAAACTGGTGCTGGCAGACATGGGCATGGTGGAAGGTTCCGATGAAGGCAAGGGCGTGAGCCGCGTGCTGAGAGCCGCAGCGTGGACCTATGTGGCCGCCTTTATCACCTCTCTCGCCTACCTGCTGTGGCACATCGCTCCCCTGCTGTTTGGCCGGAACAACGACGAATAA
- a CDS encoding TerC family protein, with protein sequence MTPIWWFIFSVFVLGMLALDLGVFHRKAHVVKVREALTWTAIWVALALLFSLGIAMGYVGAYPEGLQQQASLEFLSGYVLEKSLSVDNVFVFALLFAYFKVPQLYQHRVLFWGILGALVMRAVFIFAGVALIERFHWILYIFGVILIVSGVKMWMSKDVEIDPATNPVLRLTRRLLPVSETMHGQDFFVRQGGKLMVTPLFVVLIFVEWSDLVFAVDSIPAVLAVSRDPFIVFTSNVFAILGLRSLYFALSGVMDRFHMLHYGLSAILAFVGVKMLIVDFYKVPIGISLAIITAILTVSVVTSFYIPPKKSEAAPEPDSGGAA encoded by the coding sequence ATGACTCCCATTTGGTGGTTCATCTTCTCCGTATTTGTTCTCGGCATGCTCGCCTTGGACCTCGGTGTCTTCCACCGGAAGGCGCACGTGGTCAAGGTCCGCGAGGCCTTAACCTGGACGGCCATCTGGGTGGCCCTCGCACTGCTCTTCAGTCTGGGTATTGCGATGGGCTATGTAGGTGCCTACCCTGAAGGTCTGCAGCAGCAGGCCTCGTTGGAGTTCCTCTCTGGCTATGTGCTTGAGAAGTCTCTAAGCGTGGACAACGTCTTTGTCTTTGCCCTGCTCTTCGCCTACTTCAAGGTCCCCCAGCTTTATCAGCACCGCGTGCTGTTCTGGGGCATTCTTGGTGCTCTGGTCATGCGGGCCGTGTTTATCTTTGCCGGAGTCGCTTTGATCGAGCGCTTCCACTGGATTCTCTATATCTTCGGCGTGATCCTGATCGTGAGCGGTGTAAAAATGTGGATGTCCAAGGACGTGGAGATCGATCCCGCCACCAATCCCGTACTGCGCCTGACGAGACGCCTTTTGCCGGTGAGTGAAACCATGCATGGCCAGGACTTTTTTGTCCGCCAGGGTGGCAAGCTCATGGTGACGCCTCTCTTTGTCGTCTTGATCTTCGTGGAGTGGAGTGACCTGGTCTTTGCCGTGGATTCCATCCCGGCGGTGCTGGCTGTCTCTCGCGATCCGTTCATTGTCTTTACCTCGAACGTCTTCGCCATTCTCGGCCTGCGCTCCCTGTACTTCGCCCTTTCAGGGGTGATGGACCGGTTCCACATGCTGCACTACGGCCTCTCGGCCATCCTCGCCTTCGTGGGGGTGAAAATGCTCATCGTGGACTTCTACAAGGTGCCGATCGGCATCTCCCTGGCAATCATCACTGCCATCCTCACAGTCTCGGTAGTCACCTCCTTCTACATCCCGCCGAAGAAGTCGGAAGCGGCTCCTGAGCCGGACAGTGGTGGCGCAGCGTGA